A stretch of the Deltaproteobacteria bacterium genome encodes the following:
- a CDS encoding copper-transporting ATPase translates to MSAELNTEKEQRKDPVCNMVVSSDTEYYYHYADKHYYFCSEHCLHKFKEHPERYLDKETSPPHETGNESSIYTCPMHPEIQQQGPGSCPK, encoded by the coding sequence ATGAGTGCAGAACTAAACACAGAAAAAGAGCAACGAAAAGATCCTGTCTGTAACATGGTGGTATCGAGTGACACTGAATATTATTATCATTATGCAGACAAACATTATTATTTCTGCAGTGAACATTGCCTGCACAAATTCAAAGAGCACCCAGAACGATATCTAGATAAGGAAACCTCACCACCTCATGAGACAGGTAACGAGTCAAGTATCTACACCTGTCCCATGCATCCTGAAATTCAACAACAGGGACCTGGCAGTTGCCCCAAGTG